A window from Salvia miltiorrhiza cultivar Shanhuang (shh) chromosome 2, IMPLAD_Smil_shh, whole genome shotgun sequence encodes these proteins:
- the LOC131013519 gene encoding signaling peptide TAXIMIN 1-like, with protein MCCGGDDDDCRCRPLGFLLGLPFAFVALLLSIVGVVIWIVGILLSCLCPCCLCVTVIVELAIGLIKAPFSVMKWFTKQIPC; from the exons ATGTGCTgcggcggcgacgacgacgATTGCAGATGCCGCCCCTTGGGCTTTCTCCTCGGCCTCCCCTTCGCCTTTGTCGCCCTCCTCCTCTCCATCGTCGGCGTCGTCATCTGGATCGTCGg GATTTTGCTGAGCTGCTTGTGTCCGTGTTGCCTGTGCGTGACGGTGATCGTAGAATTAGCGATAGGGCTGATAAAGGCTCCGTTTTCTGTGATGAAGTGGTTCACCAAGCAGATTCCTTGTTAG